ATTATGGTGATCCCGAGGGACTTCTTTTGCAGCTTTTTGGTGGCGAACCCTTAACAAAGCGCCATTATATTCAAAGAATTTTAGAGCGTTTCAAAAACTCTCCTCTTTATGATAATTTGCGTTTTGAAATAAACAGTAACGGATCGCTGGTACGACGCCTTGATTTTGAAGCATTTGAAGAGCATCGAGATAAAATTCTCTTCACACTATCCCTTGATTCCGACTTAGAAGAGCTGAACGATAAGTACCGTGTTCTCATAAGTGGTCGCGGCACTTTTAAGCTTACTCTTGAAGGCATACAGCAATTAATAGAAAATAACTTCGCAGTTAATCTCTTGTATACCCCTATGAATGAAACTCTTCCGCGTTTACCCCGGTTAGTAGCATTCGCTAAATCTATTGGGGTAAAACAATTGAGTGTTAATTCTCCCCAACCAGGTAAAGGTGATTGGGAGGTAAATGGAACGCTACTTTACAAAAGTCTAAAAGCAGCGAGAAAAGTAGCAGAAAAAATAGGTTTCGACTTTGCAAGCGAACTCGACAAAGTTGACTACGTGTTATCCGAAAAAATTCCTAATATTGGACCATGTACTTCGCTTTCTGGAATGGCTATTTCCATTTCTCCCAAAGGTCGCATAAGTAATTGTATCGTTAACTGGAATGATCACAAAGATCTCACCCAGGGCATGAGCGAGTTTGACATTAACAAAGCAAGAATATTCAAAAACCGTAGAAAGGCCTTCGCGCTAGAATGTCGACAATGTATCGCTCATAGTGTATGTGGGGGCGCTTGTGGACTTGAGCTAGCTCTTGGCAATACGGGACCAAGTAGCGCAATCGATAACAAGTGCCAATTCTATCGCTTGGCTGTCACTGATTCAGTGACAACACAGAATAGGAAAAAAGCTTGATAAATATTGATACACTTTTTTTAGAAATCAATTCCGTATGCAACATTCATTGCAAATACTGCTTTTATGAAAAGGGTGAATTATCTCGCTCCTCAAGTCGGATCTCACCAACTGCATTGAAAGTCTTTTTCGAGTCTTTTGGGGAAAATCTGCAGATTCAATCGGTAAGCTTAAGCGGTGGAGAAATTCTTCTACATCGAGAAATTGAAGATCTGCTTAAGACCGTAAGGCAATTCGTGCCACACGTTCTAATCATGACAAATGGGACGCTATTAAGTTCAACAACCATTCAAATGCTAGAAAAATATGTTGATGAGGTTCACGTCAGTCTTGATAGCATAACGTCATCTTATCATGAGAAACAAAGGGGGTTACATAGAAAAACTCTGAATGGTCTAGAGCTTCTTCGAGCTTCGCGTATTCCTATGAAAACTATTGTAATGACCGTAAGCAACGGAAATAAAGACCAAATTGACGAAGTGAGAAAATATGCAAAAGAGTATAGTTTTCTATTTCAAATGCACCCCGTAGATAATTTCAACTCGAGTACAATTAGGAGACCCAACACCTGTAAGAGCCTAACAAAATCTATTATGATTAACGCCAAGTCTCAAATATATCCATGCTTTCATCTCCAGACAGATGCATATCTTCTTGGTGATTTGAATAACTTTAATTTTCAAGATTTTTTATCTCGCCGGAAAGACATCATAGCTTATCTTTTACCAAAACTGCCTTGTTACAGAAATCGATGCTGGCCTTTGATATGAACAACAAAGCCTTTCAGGAGTATTTAGATTTCATGCGCTTGCGCGACTGGCCTCACTCTTCAAAAGAAGCAGCTGCAGAAAAAAGGTCCATATTCTATGACTTTGGAGACTGGCATCCCAAAGTACGAACTGGTGCCTGCATCGTTACCACGTCTGACTGGGAAAGGTGGCGCAAACAAACACAAGATTATCTACGTAGTAGTCTTTGGGAATTTGGGCTCCGTGACCCCGAACAAGTTACGAAAAAATGCCTACAACTTATTCGGTCATGGAATTTTGAAGAACCGTTTTACAATTTGAATCAGAAATTTGATTTCAATAAGTTGATTATTGAACAAATAGAATTCCGTTCGGATATTGAAGGCAACAAATTGAAGCATCAATTACCTGGGATGTGTTTTGCGGAAGAATCATCATTAATTCTTACTGATTACAGAATGGCACTTGTAGAGAATAGAATACTCGTTCGGAACGATAATTTCTTGCTCTCACATTTACATCATGAATGGTATCCGGGACATGTATTACAAATCGGCATCTTAGAAACGGACATAGACAGTCTTAACCCGTGTTGGATTGAGGGCTTAGCCACCTATTATGAATTAAAGAATGTAGCGCCTGACCAGAGACCAAGAGCACTAACACGCGTTCGAGAACTGCTGATTGAGACCATTTTTGTTCTTAAATTGATTCAGGGTTTAATCAAACCAAGTGATCTTGTGAAATTTTATCTAGGATTTAATAAAAATACTGAGTGGGTATACAACAAGATAAACAATATTTATATCAACCCGGTTTTCTCGATTCGATATGGCGCTGGACTTGCGCTTGCTCACGAGTGGATTACTTCTCATCCGACACAAAATCCAGAAGAAGTCTTGAACCGAATTCAGGAGGAATTATGAAAAAAACAAAAAGTGCCTTATCACTAGCATATTTCTTAATTTTTGGAATAGCGTTTGCTGATATGATAATTAGCCCAATTTTAATAATTCATATTAGAAACGGTCTAGGAATCGACAATAATGGCATCGCCTGGCTAATGAGTATTGGGTGTATCTTGATTGCTCTGCTAGATTACCCGACTTCTCACTTCGCGGATCATTTTAATAAGCTTCTAGTTCTGGCGATAGGCACATGTTGTTTAGCTTTCTCAATGGTCGGATTGTGGCTACTTCCTTCAAAACATTTCTTAATCGCTTCGCTTGGATTAAAAGCTTTTGGCTTAGCGAGCTTATCAGGCACTATCTCGGCATTCGTCTTTGATAGCATTCAAGGTGATTCTGATAAGGACCAACTAATAAAAAGATTTATCACACGAGGACAATTGGTGCGCCAAAGTGGAATCGTTCTAGCAATGATAATTGCTTCCAGTTTAATATATTTCAACCAAAGCCATCACATTTTTCTAATTAGCGCCTTAGTTTATATCTCATGTGCGATTTTAAGCACGAAGCGATTGCTTGTGTCCGATATAAAATGGAGATCTTCAAAGAAGATTATTGAAGTTGTTAATCCACTACCACTTTTGTCCTATTTAGTAGAAGCATCAAAAAACGGCGCTTTCAGATGGGCACTTTTTCTAAATCTGTTATCAGGTGTGGGATTTACTATTTATATAACATATTGGCAACTAAGTGCAGAAGCTGGAGGACTTAAATGGGCACTCGGCCTACTTACTTCACTCGGGTTTGCAGCGAGCTTTGTCGTTTCTTATATTTTAGACAGAATTAGTACCGACAAAGCGCAACTATTTCTTGGAGTGGGCATTGTTTTATTTGCATTCGGAACTTTCTGCATGAGCATTTGGAGTTTCAGCTTTATCTTTGCTGTCTGTGGTTTCCAAATTTCCTTAGTCGCAGGAAGTGCAATTGTTATGGGGGAATCCTACAGGGCGTGTACAGACGAATCAAATAGCGCAAAGTTTTTTTCTCTTACATCTACCGGATCAGAGATGTTTTCCAGTTTTATTTTAGCCCTGTTTTCTTCCGTTGCCCTATTCAATGATAGTCCAACATCTGCATTTGCGACACTTCTACTACCTTTCGCCGTGATCCTTGTACTTGCGGTTAAGCGCTCCAAGGAAATCTCATGAACCTACGCGAGATTACAGCTGAACTAAACAGTTTATTCATCAATTACAAATCCACATTTGGCGAACCAGACTTCGAACCTCCGACTTATGCTGCATCTATTCCTGCCGAAGGAATTACTGTGAACCGCCGTCTTATTCTGTTGAACACTAAAATAGCCCATCCCCTTTTTACAAAAAGCGCATTAATAGAAAAAGCAAAGCTTCAGCTAGTTTATTTTCATGAACTAAGTCATTGCTTACCGAAACTTCAATCCAATTATGAGGAGGAGTGGAGGGCCGATTTCCGTGCGGTTTCCATGCTTCGTCAAAACCCTGAAACTCACGATCTAGTTTGGGAAATGATCGCTCAGCAAGCAAAAAAGACAAGATCTTTTATTAGTCGAATCAACAAACATGAACCTTCGGAACACACTATTGATGAACTACGACAAAACTTGGAGATTTTAACTCGATTAGTAGCGGAGATGAAGAGTGGACTGCTTTAAAGTGTGGGCCGGCGCTGGCGGAGCTATTATGACACCAAAAGGAAGAGAGTTGCGCGAGAAACTTATCTCTCTATTGAGTGAGGCATTTAAAACGAACTTAATTTATGAGCTTCCATTACTTTTATCACCGGTCGACTCTACGGCTTCAATGTATAAAATTTTCAGCATCACCACAGCTTTCCAAAAGACATACCATTTGATGTCAGACCCGCGACAATTTATCGAGAATTTATGGCTTTCAGAAGGTAGGCCCCAGGTATCCTATGTCTATTCGTGTCGCGTAGTTCGTGATATGAAGACTCGTCCGAGCAGAAACCAGTTTTCGGAGTTTGAATTTATCGGCGCAAGTTGCTTCACTCGCAAAGTTGATTTAAATTTTATCGTACAAACTCTAATGTCTAAACTTAGTATCCTCTTGGGAAATGCATCTGTTCGGTGTCTTCACTCGACCAGTTCAAAGGGTGACTTGTTACTTTACGTTGATATAGAGTCTGTTATTTACGAAGTCGGACACATACAACTGACCAGACTCAGAAAATTAGAATCGATGGATTTTAGTTACTTCCATATCACCTACTCAGTAGGACTGGCACGTTTCGCTAGGTTAAAGCAAATTCTGGAAGCGACTAGGGTATGAAATCTCAAGGTCTAATTAAAGTCACTGATATGTTTGAGTCGAAAGATGAAAATTTAGAACGCCTTGGCGATCTTCAACTTAAACGTCTGAGTAGCGACGCTTTCTTTCTTGGAATCGGTAATAAATTCCAAAAAGATGACCATCTTATGGCGCTAAAAGGGGGATATGAAGCAATTCGTCACATCGATAAAGTTAAGGAATTAATTAAAGTTGGTGTTAAATCGCTAAGCGGGCATAGTGATCTTACAACGACTTTACTCGCTCTAATGCATTCTCCAGTTCACGCCATACATGGCCCCATGTTTCTTCCTGATTTCACAGAATCAAAAGGAGTCGAGTCAATCACATGGGACTCCTACTCTAACTTGCTTCATTCCATAACCATAAATAGGACAGTTCACTCTCAGTTCTGGCGACCGCAAAAACAGAACTTGTTTGTGGATTGGTTTTCTAAAGAAAGATTTAGAGATGTTCGTCCTTCAGTTTCTCCGCGAGAATTTCATTTAGAAACTAACATTACTCGTAAATTCTGCGGAATAGCTATTGGTGGAAACCTTTCGATTTTCTTGAGACAATGCGGAACCCATTATTTAAACGAATTCTACTTGCAGCAAAAAAATATTTTGTTTTTGGAGGAGTGGTCATCGCCAATAGCCGATGTTTTAAACATGCTTTATTACTTAAAATTAAAAGGGACTTTAAAAAATACTAATCTGATCTGCTTTGGCTCAATTTGTCCGACCGAGTACTCGACATCAATTTATGATCACTCGATTTTTAAAGAGATTGCAGATCTGGTTGGGGTGCCATGCGTGTTCGGAGTTAATTTTGGCCACGTTCAACCACAGTATTCATTTTTATTAGGAAAGATGACTCAGGTTGAAGTTTCGAGCTCCGAGATAGAGGTTCATCAGCGCTTAGATTCGCAGAATTTCAGTTAGAAAAAGTGTCTCATAAAAATAAAAAAACCCACAGGATACCCTCTGGGTTTTTTATTTCTTTAAATTTATTTGGGAAACTAGTGTTTACCCTTTTTAGCTTTTTTTGGTGCTGCTTCTTCGGCTTCGACTGGTTCTACGCCTTCGTGGTCTTCGCCATTAGCGCCATTTGCTTCAACCAAAAGCTTGCCGATACCGTTAGCTGCTAAGATTTTGTTTCTTAGTTCAACTTTGTATTCTGGGTGTTCTTTAAGGAAGTTTTTAGCTTGGTCACGGCCTTGGCCCATGCGCTCGCCATTCATAGAGAACCAAGCACCTGATTTTTCAACCAAGTTTGCAGTCACTGCTAGATCCAAGATATCGCCTTCTTCAGAGATACCTTCGCCGTACATCAAGTCGAATTCAACTTTAGTGAACGGAGGAGCCATTTTATTCTTAACAACTTTCACCGCAGTACGGTTACCAGTTACGTCTTCACCGTTTTTGATCGCGCCCACACGGCGTACATCCAAACGAACTGAAGAGTAGAATTTAAGAGCGTTACCACCCGTAGTCGTTTCTGGGTTACCGAACATCACACCGATTTTCATACGGATTTGGTTGATGAAGATAACTAGAGTGTTTGAACGGTTGATAGCTGCAGTTAATTTACGAAGAGCTTGAGACATCAAACGAGCTTGAAGACCCATGTGGCTGTCGCCCATTTCGCCTTCGATCTCTGCACGAGGAACTAGAGCTGCTACGGAGTCGACAACGAGTACGTCGATAGCGCCAGAGCGAACTAGAGTTTCTACGATCTCAAGAGCTTGTTCACCAGTGTCTGGTTGAGAGATCAACATGTCTTCAGTGTTCACACCCAATTTACGAGCGTAGTTAACATCCAAAGCGTGCTCAGCATCTACGAAAGCAACCACGCCGCCTTTTTTCTGAGCTTGCGCGATAGTTGATAGAGCGATTGTTGTTTTACCAGAAGATTCAGGGCCGAACACTTCGATGATACGACCTTTTGGAAGACCACCGATACCCAAAGCAACGTCCAAGCTCAAAGAACCTGTGCTGATTGCTTCAACGTCTTTTACAAGACTGTCGTTTGCACCCAAACGCATGATGGAACCTTTACCGAATTGTTTTTCGATAGTAGATACCGCCAACTCAAGGGCTTTCATTTTCTCATTGTTCGCTGCTTTGTTGTCTACAGAAGCGCCTGCCATCTGTGTTCCTCTCTTGTAGCACCCGCTACAACTCTTTTATTTGTTAATGTCGCTGGCCTGGGGCCGTTTAATTGTTGTCGAGAATTTCACACAGCCAACGAACTGCATAGTCTACGGATTGCTGTTGGATGGCTTTGCGATCTCCCGAAAATATTTCTTTTCGTGAGTCTTCAAAGCTTGGTCCAACAATGGCAAAGCATACGGTACCTACAGGCTTTGCGGTCGTTCCACCGCTCGGACCTGCTACACCTGTGATTGCCACAGACCAGTCAGTTTTCAGCTGTCGACGCACTCCCTGCGCCATTTGACGAGCGACTAACTCGCTCACCGCACCCTCATTCATGAGAGTGTCTCGACGGACCCCTAGAAGATCCACCTTCGCCTCGTTAGAGTAAGAAACCACAGAGCCCAAAAAGATGTCAGATACGCCAGGCTGCTCTGTTACAAAAGCCGAAAGTGCACCTCCAGTACAACTTTCCGCAAAACCCACAGTGAGTTTTTGGTCGCGAAGGGATCGAATGAGTTCTTGAAGTTTCTCGTTATTCAATACCATTTATGGTACCAGAATTTGAGAACCCAACCAATTGGTTTGAGTGTACAGAACCTGCATGATGAGGCTTGCTATTATCCCCGCAGCAACATCATCGGCCATCACTCCAAGTCCACCTTGGATCTTCTTATCTAAATATCCTATGAAGAAAGGCTTTGTAATGTCCAGCAATCTGAACACGCAAAAGCCGATTAAAATGGCCTGCCACGTCATTGGCAACCAGACCATGGTAATCAAAAATCCTAAAACCTCATCAATTACGATCTCTTTGTGATCGTGGCCGCCCTTGTCTTGCTCATAAAATTCGCAGGCCGCAATACCGACCGGGAGCAGCAAAACAATCGCCGCCATGTAAACCAACGGCCCTGCCTGTGCGAGCAAAATAACCAGAGGAATAGTCACAAGAGTGCCTACAGTCCCCGGCCCTTTAGGAAATCGACCCACACCAAACAAGGTCGCCAACTGTTTTAAGAAATTTCTCATACCTTTTGGATAGGCCTTACCCAGAGCGGATGCAAAACAAAATGAGAAGCGTCAGAACAAAGTCTTATAGTAACCATCAAAATTCGCAATTCGACTTAAAAGAATCCTCCGCCTATTTTGAACCAGCTTGCACTTCCTAGCAGGCATAGGGGGACTCTTGCTACGATGGATGGTCATTATCGCAACGTTGGTTTATCTAGCTGACTCATTGGTCGCAGCTCAACCCATGATCAATGATGATCCAAAGGTTAAAAAAGTCCTAAAGGGTGAAATGTTTGAATTTGTCAGTAAAACATTAGCGACAGGAAAATTAGCAGAGCATTTGATATGCACAATTAAAACCCGCAGCTCGCGCGAATTACGCAAGTTTTCTTCTGGTAAAGAGTGGGTAGAAACTTTGGAAATCGATTATTCATCAAACGGTTTCGATAGCGGCAGAAGACTGAATATTAAAATACCCGACATTGCTAAATACGGCGTAAAAAAATCCGGAAATACGTATTCAGGATTAGCAGAGAAAGTAAAGATCGAACTCGGCGACTACTATGATCACTGGATAGAGTTCACTCACGATGGCCAAGGAACTATTACTCAGCTACTGCTTGGAAACAATCTTTACGTAGCCCCCTGCCAAACACGCTAGAAAAAGAAAATGGATTGAGTTTCCCCAATCCATTTTCAACAAGATCCTTTGCACTGAATTCCTTACGGTAACTCTTGCGCCCAGGCTTCAGGTAAGATGATTTTTGCATCCTCTTCCCAAAACTCGTAAGGACCTTTTTCATTTTCAAGTCTGCGTTTTTTCTCAAACGCTACAAGCTCATCCCTTTGCACTTCACCTAAGGTGTTTTTGGGAATTTCCATAAACTCCAAGCGGCGAACTCGTTTAAAAGGAGAAAGTCTCGTGCGCACAAAATTCATAATATCTAAAGCCATTTCTTTTGTTGGTTCAGCACCTTTCACTAAGGCGACGACTGCCTTAGGCACTACTTCCCGTATAGGATCAGGACTTGGAATAACCACAGCCTCACGCACAGAAGGAAATTCTTTTAGAACACTTTCAATTTCGTTCGGACTGATGCGGTAGTCAGAGGATTTAAACACTCCATCAAGGCGTTTTTCATAAGTGAAATTTCCGTCTTCATCACGGTAAGCAACATCACCAGTGCGTAAATATCCTGTGCC
This is a stretch of genomic DNA from Bdellovibrio reynosensis. It encodes these proteins:
- a CDS encoding radical SAM protein, yielding MFKHIKDENSDFYFNPITLEIKYQEPVENTTYEEAFEHAHEVTGNYIQKNILVTRARIVLTEQCNFRCKYCFVMDQHAKLVDMPEENIDKVCDFLENYGDPEGLLLQLFGGEPLTKRHYIQRILERFKNSPLYDNLRFEINSNGSLVRRLDFEAFEEHRDKILFTLSLDSDLEELNDKYRVLISGRGTFKLTLEGIQQLIENNFAVNLLYTPMNETLPRLPRLVAFAKSIGVKQLSVNSPQPGKGDWEVNGTLLYKSLKAARKVAEKIGFDFASELDKVDYVLSEKIPNIGPCTSLSGMAISISPKGRISNCIVNWNDHKDLTQGMSEFDINKARIFKNRRKAFALECRQCIAHSVCGGACGLELALGNTGPSSAIDNKCQFYRLAVTDSVTTQNRKKA
- a CDS encoding radical SAM protein, translated to MINIDTLFLEINSVCNIHCKYCFYEKGELSRSSSRISPTALKVFFESFGENLQIQSVSLSGGEILLHREIEDLLKTVRQFVPHVLIMTNGTLLSSTTIQMLEKYVDEVHVSLDSITSSYHEKQRGLHRKTLNGLELLRASRIPMKTIVMTVSNGNKDQIDEVRKYAKEYSFLFQMHPVDNFNSSTIRRPNTCKSLTKSIMINAKSQIYPCFHLQTDAYLLGDLNNFNFQDFLSRRKDIIAYLLPKLPCYRNRCWPLI
- a CDS encoding MFS transporter — its product is MKKTKSALSLAYFLIFGIAFADMIISPILIIHIRNGLGIDNNGIAWLMSIGCILIALLDYPTSHFADHFNKLLVLAIGTCCLAFSMVGLWLLPSKHFLIASLGLKAFGLASLSGTISAFVFDSIQGDSDKDQLIKRFITRGQLVRQSGIVLAMIIASSLIYFNQSHHIFLISALVYISCAILSTKRLLVSDIKWRSSKKIIEVVNPLPLLSYLVEASKNGAFRWALFLNLLSGVGFTIYITYWQLSAEAGGLKWALGLLTSLGFAASFVVSYILDRISTDKAQLFLGVGIVLFAFGTFCMSIWSFSFIFAVCGFQISLVAGSAIVMGESYRACTDESNSAKFFSLTSTGSEMFSSFILALFSSVALFNDSPTSAFATLLLPFAVILVLAVKRSKEIS
- a CDS encoding S66 peptidase family protein, which translates into the protein MKSQGLIKVTDMFESKDENLERLGDLQLKRLSSDAFFLGIGNKFQKDDHLMALKGGYEAIRHIDKVKELIKVGVKSLSGHSDLTTTLLALMHSPVHAIHGPMFLPDFTESKGVESITWDSYSNLLHSITINRTVHSQFWRPQKQNLFVDWFSKERFRDVRPSVSPREFHLETNITRKFCGIAIGGNLSIFLRQCGTHYLNEFYLQQKNILFLEEWSSPIADVLNMLYYLKLKGTLKNTNLICFGSICPTEYSTSIYDHSIFKEIADLVGVPCVFGVNFGHVQPQYSFLLGKMTQVEVSSSEIEVHQRLDSQNFS
- the recA gene encoding recombinase RecA; amino-acid sequence: MAGASVDNKAANNEKMKALELAVSTIEKQFGKGSIMRLGANDSLVKDVEAISTGSLSLDVALGIGGLPKGRIIEVFGPESSGKTTIALSTIAQAQKKGGVVAFVDAEHALDVNYARKLGVNTEDMLISQPDTGEQALEIVETLVRSGAIDVLVVDSVAALVPRAEIEGEMGDSHMGLQARLMSQALRKLTAAINRSNTLVIFINQIRMKIGVMFGNPETTTGGNALKFYSSVRLDVRRVGAIKNGEDVTGNRTAVKVVKNKMAPPFTKVEFDLMYGEGISEEGDILDLAVTANLVEKSGAWFSMNGERMGQGRDQAKNFLKEHPEYKVELRNKILAANGIGKLLVEANGANGEDHEGVEPVEAEEAAPKKAKKGKH
- a CDS encoding CinA family protein translates to MVLNNEKLQELIRSLRDQKLTVGFAESCTGGALSAFVTEQPGVSDIFLGSVVSYSNEAKVDLLGVRRDTLMNEGAVSELVARQMAQGVRRQLKTDWSVAITGVAGPSGGTTAKPVGTVCFAIVGPSFEDSRKEIFSGDRKAIQQQSVDYAVRWLCEILDNN
- a CDS encoding phosphatidylglycerophosphatase A family protein; amino-acid sequence: MRNFLKQLATLFGVGRFPKGPGTVGTLVTIPLVILLAQAGPLVYMAAIVLLLPVGIAACEFYEQDKGGHDHKEIVIDEVLGFLITMVWLPMTWQAILIGFCVFRLLDITKPFFIGYLDKKIQGGLGVMADDVAAGIIASLIMQVLYTQTNWLGSQILVP